One Metamycoplasma canadense DNA segment encodes these proteins:
- a CDS encoding replication-associated recombination protein A, protein MKINLANQLRPNNLEEFICSDAKKNLFESIIKNQDYSSFIFYGKPGSGKTTIAYILANSLNANYDYFNAAIDKKEDLITKIKNNNILIIDEIHRLNKDKQDILLPFLEEGFITIYATTTENPFFKLNPALRSRAHIIEMDFPSKKDIEKRLIQINSKLNIEWLKENEILNFISLQANGDFRSAINIVELIEKLSSNNNITLNKIKEIIPTLNFLSDKNGDAHYDLLSAFHKSLRGSDPDASLYWGLLILKSGNSDDLFRRMLCCAYEDVGLANPMAGVQTISAIQTFERLGLPEGYLPIGFAILNIALSPKSNSSYLAIKKTKDLFENGYIYQPPLHLKDAHYFSAKKLNRGINYKYPHDYLNNWINQQYMPDELINKKIFEFQNQGWEKMINNYWEKIKKQGDK, encoded by the coding sequence ATGAAAATAAATTTAGCAAACCAACTACGACCAAATAATTTAGAGGAATTTATATGTTCGGATGCTAAAAAAAACTTATTTGAATCAATAATAAAAAATCAAGATTACTCATCATTTATTTTTTATGGAAAACCTGGTTCAGGAAAAACAACAATTGCTTATATATTAGCAAATTCCTTGAATGCTAACTATGATTATTTTAATGCTGCAATAGATAAAAAAGAAGATTTAATAACCAAAATAAAAAATAACAATATTTTAATAATTGATGAAATTCATCGTTTAAATAAAGATAAACAAGATATTTTACTACCTTTTTTAGAAGAAGGTTTTATAACAATTTATGCAACCACAACCGAAAATCCATTTTTTAAATTAAACCCCGCTTTAAGATCTCGAGCTCATATTATTGAAATGGATTTTCCTTCAAAAAAAGATATTGAAAAAAGATTAATCCAAATAAATTCAAAATTAAATATTGAATGATTGAAAGAAAATGAAATTCTAAACTTTATTTCCTTACAAGCAAACGGAGATTTTCGCTCTGCTATTAATATTGTTGAATTGATTGAAAAATTATCTAGTAATAATAATATAACTCTAAATAAAATTAAAGAAATAATACCCACATTAAATTTCTTAAGTGATAAAAATGGTGATGCTCATTATGACTTACTAAGTGCTTTTCACAAATCATTAAGAGGCTCAGATCCAGATGCTTCGCTCTATTGAGGTCTTTTAATTTTAAAATCTGGTAATAGTGATGACTTATTTCGTAGAATGCTTTGCTGCGCTTATGAAGATGTAGGACTTGCAAATCCAATGGCTGGTGTTCAAACAATTTCAGCTATTCAAACATTTGAAAGATTAGGTTTACCAGAAGGTTATTTACCAATAGGATTTGCTATTTTAAATATTGCTTTAAGTCCTAAATCAAATTCATCATATTTAGCAATTAAAAAAACTAAAGATTTATTTGAAAATGGGTATATCTATCAACCTCCTTTACATTTAAAGGATGCACATTACTTTTCAGCAAAAAAACTTAATCGTGGAATTAATTACAAATATCCTCACGACTATTTAAATAATTGAATAAATCAACAATACATGCCTGATGAATTAATTAATAAAAAAATATTTGAATTTCAAAATCAAGGCTGAGAAAAAATGATTAATAATTATTGAGAAAAAATTAAAAAACAAGGAGATAAATAA
- a CDS encoding phenylalanine--tRNA ligase subunit alpha: protein MFNLDKINNLEDLKKAKNQFNNSKELKDLVESLKIASNDKKPEIGKKIQLLKKQAEDFFEQAKEKLNNIEIQKKLENDFVDFATPVEFEGYIHPINLVSQRFREWLLLNGYIELNYSEIENDKYNFENLNIPSSHPAREMQDSLYLNPNELLRTHNTGITARGLEKYANTEFSEFAIGKVYRNDEEDRTHTHQFTQLDLVSVGNVSFASLMYTLQEMISYVLEEKIKIRLRPSYFPFTEPSVEVDIFFKNKWIEVLGAGMLNEKVLKTAGYTNTMNGFAAGIGIERIAMIKYGIEDIRELYTNDKRFLKQFKK from the coding sequence ATGTTTAATTTAGATAAAATTAATAATTTAGAAGATCTAAAAAAAGCAAAAAATCAATTTAATAATTCAAAGGAACTTAAAGACTTAGTCGAAAGCTTAAAAATAGCTTCTAATGACAAAAAACCAGAAATAGGAAAAAAAATTCAACTGCTTAAAAAACAAGCTGAAGATTTCTTTGAGCAAGCTAAAGAAAAACTTAATAATATCGAAATTCAAAAAAAACTTGAAAATGATTTTGTTGATTTTGCAACTCCTGTTGAATTTGAAGGATATATTCATCCTATTAATTTAGTTTCACAAAGATTTAGAGAATGACTTCTGCTTAATGGGTATATTGAATTAAATTATTCAGAAATAGAAAATGATAAATATAACTTTGAAAATTTAAATATTCCTTCATCACACCCTGCGCGTGAAATGCAAGATTCACTTTATTTAAATCCTAACGAACTTCTAAGAACTCATAATACTGGAATTACTGCCCGGGGATTAGAAAAATATGCAAATACAGAGTTTTCAGAATTTGCAATTGGTAAAGTTTATAGAAATGATGAAGAAGACCGCACACATACTCATCAATTTACACAACTTGATTTAGTTAGCGTAGGTAATGTTTCTTTTGCATCATTAATGTATACCTTACAAGAGATGATTTCATATGTCTTAGAAGAAAAAATAAAAATAAGATTACGCCCTTCTTATTTCCCTTTTACTGAGCCTAGTGTTGAAGTTGATATATTTTTCAAAAATAAATGAATTGAAGTCTTAGGTGCTGGAATGTTAAATGAAAAAGTTTTAAAAACAGCTGGATATACAAATACAATGAATGGTTTTGCAGCAGGAATTGGAATTGAAAGAATAGCAATGATTAAATATGGAATTGAGGATATTCGTGAACTTTATACAAATGACAAAAGATTTTTAAAACAATTTAAGAAATAA
- a CDS encoding phenylalanine--tRNA ligase subunit beta, which translates to MIFSYKTLCRIANLKTVTPEDVVEAINSIGFEVENYWKFADVEGIKLCHVLKTYKNPQADRLTVCEVEYHDGHKAIIQTTATNMKDGQYVMSFVPGSRSKDIIFSPRKMQGIVSEGMFVGLSEIGFNEEVIPKEFDDQIFQLDKIDLSIDPITYFDLDDWMIDVSILSNRADAQCYLVMAKELAAFFDTEIKWPKKATPNLISSFEIKNLKNTSAFSLVEASNNKIETSIQDKMLLWKHNIKTFSNAVDLTNLVLIFTGVPCHVYNKEDLKSNEFNVGYYSGKINILGNKEIELNNALCVFNGNKPVSLAATIGFEDYQFKKESSKAIFELASFNILDVRKNAKQIKMNTDASLRASKEISNGSIILAYNFLSQYLTDYSAQINAPKLHKKSILIDTSYLNKFAGFSIVKTKKYNEVIKKLSILDFKFKPDFSTVSFPNYRYDLNTMQDFVEEIFRFYGYNNFPLKQHKILRLNFEKNDIYEYIDKFTNKNYTNIRTYTLIKPENNIFNPFEITEILNASESKNYDHSQIRLSLIHSLNETMIYNKKQGFERGSYFDIGMIGREMNVLGLISNIKTFEEIKQDIISLTNKTLEFKKTEKQIFNPKSSTEIYLNDELIGYIAKIHPKFINSDAFFAEIKLEKIKTNKIQFVNYRHEPVKNRDITFELDQFESVENIINKIKTIKGIHSYKIIDIYNKENNKKNITFSFLIEDWAIKKLESILATSK; encoded by the coding sequence ATGATTTTTTCATACAAAACTTTATGTAGAATAGCTAATTTAAAAACCGTTACGCCAGAAGATGTTGTTGAAGCTATTAATTCAATAGGATTTGAAGTTGAAAATTACTGAAAATTTGCAGATGTTGAAGGGATTAAATTATGCCATGTTTTAAAAACATATAAAAATCCACAAGCTGATCGTTTAACTGTCTGCGAAGTAGAATATCATGATGGACATAAGGCTATTATTCAAACCACAGCCACAAATATGAAAGACGGACAATATGTTATGTCATTCGTGCCAGGTTCTCGGAGCAAAGATATAATTTTTTCACCAAGAAAAATGCAAGGAATTGTTTCAGAAGGTATGTTTGTAGGTCTTAGTGAAATAGGATTTAACGAAGAAGTTATTCCAAAAGAATTTGATGATCAAATTTTTCAATTAGATAAAATAGATTTAAGTATTGATCCTATCACTTATTTTGATTTAGATGATTGAATGATTGATGTTTCAATATTATCGAATAGAGCTGATGCCCAATGTTATTTGGTCATGGCTAAAGAACTTGCGGCTTTTTTCGATACTGAAATAAAATGACCTAAAAAAGCTACTCCTAATTTAATTTCATCTTTTGAAATAAAAAATCTAAAAAATACTAGTGCTTTTTCGCTAGTTGAGGCTTCAAACAATAAAATAGAAACATCTATCCAAGATAAAATGCTTCTTTGAAAACATAATATTAAAACCTTTTCTAATGCTGTTGATTTAACAAATTTAGTTTTAATATTTACTGGTGTTCCATGCCATGTTTATAATAAAGAAGATTTAAAATCAAACGAATTCAATGTTGGGTACTATTCAGGAAAAATTAATATTTTAGGAAATAAAGAAATTGAACTAAATAATGCACTTTGTGTATTTAATGGAAATAAACCTGTTTCACTAGCTGCAACAATTGGATTTGAAGATTATCAATTTAAAAAAGAAAGTTCAAAAGCAATATTTGAACTAGCATCATTTAATATTTTAGATGTTAGAAAAAATGCTAAACAAATTAAAATGAATACTGATGCTTCATTAAGGGCAAGTAAAGAAATTTCTAATGGTTCAATCATTTTAGCATATAATTTTTTATCTCAATATTTAACTGATTATTCAGCTCAAATTAACGCTCCTAAATTACATAAAAAATCAATCTTAATTGATACAAGCTATTTAAATAAATTTGCTGGCTTTAGTATAGTAAAAACTAAAAAATACAATGAAGTTATAAAAAAATTATCTATCCTTGATTTTAAATTTAAACCTGATTTTTCAACTGTTAGTTTTCCAAATTATCGTTATGATTTAAACACAATGCAGGACTTTGTTGAAGAAATATTTAGATTTTACGGATATAATAACTTCCCTTTAAAACAACATAAAATTTTAAGATTAAATTTTGAAAAAAATGATATTTATGAATATATTGACAAATTTACAAACAAAAATTATACAAATATAAGAACTTATACCCTTATAAAACCTGAAAATAATATTTTTAATCCTTTTGAAATTACCGAAATTTTAAATGCTAGCGAATCGAAGAATTACGATCATTCTCAAATTCGTTTATCTTTAATTCATAGTTTAAATGAAACTATGATTTATAACAAAAAACAAGGTTTCGAAAGAGGTTCATATTTTGATATTGGGATGATAGGTCGTGAAATGAATGTGTTAGGCTTAATTTCAAATATTAAGACTTTTGAAGAAATTAAACAAGATATTATTTCATTAACAAATAAAACTTTAGAGTTTAAGAAAACAGAAAAGCAGATTTTTAATCCTAAATCTTCAACTGAAATATATTTAAATGACGAATTAATTGGTTATATAGCAAAAATACATCCTAAATTTATTAATTCTGATGCATTCTTTGCTGAAATTAAACTAGAAAAAATAAAAACTAATAAAATTCAATTCGTAAATTATCGTCATGAACCAGTCAAAAATCGTGATATTACATTCGAATTAGATCAATTTGAATCTGTTGAAAATATTATTAATAAAATTAAAACAATAAAAGGCATACACTCATATAAAATTATTGATATTTATAATAAAGAAAATAACAAAAAAAATATTACATTTTCTTTCTTGATTGAAGACTGAGCAATTAAAAAATTAGAATCAATACTAGCAACATCTAAATAA
- the deoC gene encoding deoxyribose-phosphate aldolase encodes MLNKLIDHTFLSQSGTTKDIDKLIDEAKKYNFKSVCIAPSYIKYAKEALKNTDVLICTVIGFPLGYNVTSVKVFETKIALEHGADEIDMVMNVGRFKDRQYEYVLNEIKAIKETCGNKVLKVIIETALLTNEEIAKATEIVLQSGADFIKTSTGFSFRGATFEDIKIMKSVAEDKLLIKASGGIKSKEDAVKMVELGANRLGTSKSVTIIEGKIDNSSNY; translated from the coding sequence ATGTTAAATAAATTAATCGATCATACATTTTTGAGTCAATCTGGAACAACAAAAGATATTGATAAACTAATAGATGAAGCTAAAAAATATAATTTTAAATCAGTTTGTATCGCACCTTCATACATCAAATATGCTAAAGAAGCTTTAAAAAATACTGATGTTTTAATATGTACAGTTATTGGTTTCCCTTTAGGTTACAATGTAACTAGTGTTAAGGTTTTTGAAACTAAAATTGCTTTAGAGCATGGTGCTGACGAAATTGATATGGTTATGAACGTTGGCCGTTTCAAAGACAGACAATATGAATATGTTTTAAATGAAATTAAAGCAATTAAAGAAACTTGTGGAAATAAAGTTTTAAAAGTTATTATTGAAACAGCTCTTTTAACAAATGAAGAAATTGCTAAGGCTACAGAAATAGTTTTACAATCAGGAGCAGACTTTATTAAAACTTCAACCGGTTTTTCATTTAGAGGAGCAACATTTGAAGATATTAAAATTATGAAATCAGTAGCTGAAGATAAATTATTAATTAAGGCTTCTGGTGGAATTAAATCTAAAGAAGATGCAGTGAAAATGGTTGAACTAGGAGCAAATAGATTAGGTACTTCTAAATCTGTAACTATTATTGAAGGTAAAATAGATAATAGTTCAAACTACTAA